Proteins encoded in a region of the Magallana gigas chromosome 8, xbMagGiga1.1, whole genome shotgun sequence genome:
- the LOC105330584 gene encoding phospholipid-transporting ATPase IF isoform X12, translating to MKRKDCFKRELPTDRTIYVDNKPSPSESPEVAIHQHHHYPNNRVVSSKYTAWNFIPKNLFEQFRRIANFYFLCVGIIQLIIDSPVSPATSIAPLVFVVTVTAIKQGYEDWLRHKADNEVNNRKAFIVHNGQLTQVKAQNIKVGDIVKVKVNQGFPCDLVMLSSYDPEGKCYVTTANLDGETNLKTHFCVPETREFQKESDFTNLCATIECEQPIPDLYKFIGRITVYNNSDSCLKSLGPENVLLRGARLKNTPYIYGCAIYTGPDTKMALNSKAKITKFSRVERGMNSYLIIFLVILLIEATVSTVLAYWYMSQDRIGNPWYIPDARQSLTVRHVISDFLSFMILYNYIIPISLYVTVEVQKFVGSLYLQWDLEMYDEETDTAAKANTSDLNEELGQVEYLFTDKTGTLTENDMQFRQCSINAVKFMEVGGHLHEMSPEGGQSIPVIHLTPEIEEFLELLALCHTVRVDHHEANQTGASTLYSHTGMEYEYQSSSPDEKAFVEACRRYGVVFHGMRDNHLEVTFHGEMRRYKLLHVLEFDATRKRMSVIIQTEKDETVLLCKGAETAVLKIGTSGEIDKTNLHIHDYAVLGLRTLALGKRVFTQKEYEAVDKMLTEARNAMDSREEKLNEAFEAIERDLHILGATAVEDRLQDGVPETISMLCKAGIKVWVLTGDKEETAVNISYSAGHIHDGMEELRLTKLTCTDYTRCGEEISKNIHRCISRSPSSQHFVLIVDGFSLAFALGEHTEIFRKLCQMCEAVLCCRMSPLQKAEVVKLMKVADHTPVTAAIGDGANDVSMIQEAHVGLGIMGKEGRQAVRNSDYAFAKFRFLQRLLLVHGHYFYYRLATLVQYFFYKNVAFITMQLFFAFYSGFSQQSLLVSFHLMFYNITMTSLPIFIYSLFEQHISQRDLIDKPHLYKNITRNSKLDKKNFLKWNVLGLWHVFVFFFGVVFLFGNDVSLWPDGKMMGLWSFGTIAYTVNVIAVNLKLCLETYYWPLPMFMAYVITGVGNVSMTLLYSMLIWPSFMQTLQDFYKVYTTSLSSGTVWLCIVVLAVIALIPDLIIRVTRDTANQATESTTRRRKLLWYLFLPFSFCKRVHSESTVPLQPLSAYSTQKFIQGHVAEDRSPVIKLRSVSNTRL from the exons atgaaaagaaag GACTGCTTCAAGAGAGAGTTGCCAACAGACAGGACAATCTATGTGGATAACAAACCTTCCCCGAGTGAGAGCCCAGAGGTCGCCATTCACCAGCATCATCACTACCCCAACAACAGGGTGGTGTCCTCAAAG TACACAGCTTGGAACTTTATACCAAAGAATTTGTTTGAACAGTTCAGAAGAATAGCCAACTTTTACTTCCTGTGTGTGGGAATTATACAG TTAATCATCGACAGCCCGGTTAGTCCAGCCACCAGCATTGCTCCCCTGGTTTTTGTAGTCACTGTCACCGCCATCAAACAG GGCTATGAGGACTGGTTACGTCACAAAGCAGACAATGAGGTCAACAACAGAAAGGCGTTCATCGTCCATAACGGCCAGCTCACCCAAGTCAAGGCACAAAATATCAAG GTGGGAGACAtagtgaaagtgaaagtaaatcAAGGCTTTCCATGTGATCTAGTGATGCTCTCTTCATATGATCCGGAGGGAAAATGTTATGTCACAACAGCAAACTTGGATGGGGAGACCAACTTAAAA ACTCATTTTTGTGTGCCTGAAACTCGTGAGTTCCAGAAGGAGAGTGATTTCACAAATCTTTGTGCCACAATTGAATGTGAGCAACCGATTCCAGATCTCTACAAATTCATTGGTCGAATAACTGTTTACAACAACTCAGACAGTTGTTTAAAATCCCTGGGGCCAGAGAATGTCCTACTGAGGGGAGCAAGGCTAAAAAATACACCTTACATTTATG gtTGTGCAATATATACGGGTCCAGATACCAAAATGGCTTTGAATTCCAAAGCTAAAATTACCAAATTTTCTCGTGTTGAGAG GGGTATGAACAGCTACCTTATCATTTTCCTTGTGATACTATTAATAGAAGCTACAGTGAGTACTGTTTTAGCGTACTGGTACATGAGCCAGGACAGGATAGGGAATCCGTGGTACATACCTGATGCCAGACAGAGCTTGACT GTACGACATGTGATATCAGATTTCCTGTCCTTCATGATTCTGTACAACTACATCATTCCTATCTCTCTCTATGTTACTGTGG AGGtgcagaaatttgtggggtcgctGTATCTACAGTGGGACCTAGAGATGTACGATGAAGAGACGGACACTGCCGCCAAGGCCAACACATCTGACCTCAATGAAGAGCTTGGACAG GTGGAGTACCTGTTTACAGATAAGACAGGCACTCTTACAGAAAATGACATGCAGTTCAGACAGTGCTCAATAAATGCTGTCAAGTTCATGGAAGTGGGCGGCCATTTACATGAAATGTCTCCAGAAGGAGGCCAGAGCATTCCAGTCATCCATCTCACT CCTGAGATAGAAGAATTCCTAGAGTTACTTGCCCTTTGTCACACTGTGAGGGTGGACCATCACGAAGCCAATCAGACGGGAGCATCCACCCTCTACAGTCACACGGGGATGGAGTACGAGTACCAATCCTCCTCCCCTGATGAGAAGGCTTTCGTCGAGGCGTGTCGCAG GTATGGTGTTGTTTTCCATGGAATGAGAGACAACCATTTGGAGGTGACATTCCACGGAGAGATGAGGCGGTATAAGCTGCTTCATGTTCTGGAGTTTGACGCCACCAGGAAAAGAATGAGTGTCATCATACAGACAGAGAAGG atGAAACTGTCCTGCTATGCAAAGGTGCAGAAACAGCTGTTCTGAAAATAGGGACTTCAGGTGAAATCGATAAAACCAATCTCCACATACATGACTATGCTGTG ctaggACTGAGGACTCTGGCCCTGGGCAAGCGTGTGTTTACACAAAAAGAGTATGAAGCTGTTGATAAAATGCTGACTGAAGCCAGGAATGCTATGGACAGCCGGGAGGAAAAA TTAAATGAAGCCTTTGAGGCCATAGAGAGAGATCTCCACATTCTGGGAGCCACGGCGGTGGAGGACCGCCTACAAGACGGCGTCCCAGAAACCATCAGCATGCTCTGCAAAGCCGGCATCAAG GTGTGGGTGCTTACCGGGGATAAGGAGGAGACTGCTGTCAACATCAGCTACTCAGCCGGCCACATCCACGACGGAATGGAGGAACTCAGGCTCACCAAACTCACCTGTACTGATTACACCAGGTGTGGAGAGGAGATCAGCAAAAACATCCACAG ATGTATTTCACGCAGTCCCTCTAGTCAGCACTTTGTGTTGATCGTGGACGGCTTCAGCCTGGCCTTTGCCCTGGGAGAACACACAGAGATATTCAGGAAGCTTTGCCAGATGTGTGAGGCAGTGCTGTGCTGTAGAATGTCCCCTCTACAGAAGGCAGAG GTGGTGAAACTGATGAAGGTGGCCGACCATACACCAGTAACGGCAGCCATTGGAGACGGTGCTAACGATGTCAGCATGATACAGGAGGCCCATGTTGGACTAG GCATTATGGGAAAAGAAGGTAGACAGGCGGTACGAAATAGTGATTATGCCTTCGCCAAGTTCCGGTTCTTACAGAGACTCTTATTGGTCCACGGCCATTACTTCTACTATCGACTGGCAACCCTTGTCCAGTATTTCTTTTACAAA AATGTAGCCTTTATTACCATGCAGCTGTTTTTTGCATTTTACTCCGGTTTTTCACAACAG TCCCTACTGGTGAGCTTTCATCTTATGTTCTACAACATTACCATGACGTCACTGCCCATCTTCATCTACAGCTTGTTCGAGCAGCACATATCCCAACGAGATCTCATCGATAAACCTCATCTTTATAA aaatatcACTCGAAATagtaaattagataaaaagaatTTCTTGAAGTGGAATGTATTAG GATTATGgcatgtttttgtgtttttctttggTGTTGTATTTTTGTTTGGAAACGATGTTTCTTTGTGGCCAGATGGAAAG ATGATGGGCCTATGGAGTTTTGGGACAATAGCCTACACAGTCAATGTCATTGCAGTTAATCTCAAG CTGTGCCTGGAGACGTACTACTGGCCCCTCCCGATGTTCATGGCCTACGTGATCACGGGGGTCGGCAATGTGAGCATGACTCTGCTCTATTCCATGTTGATCTGGCC GTCGTTCATGCAGACTCTCCAGGACTTCTACAAGGTGTACACCACGAGTCTGTCTAGTGGTACCGTGTGGCTCTGTATTGTGGTGCTCGCAGTCATTGCCCTTATACCCGACCTTATCATCAGGGTGACCCGCGACACGGCCAATCAGGCTACAGAGTCCACCACAAGAAGG AGGAAACTTCTGTGGTATTTGTTCCTTCCTTTCTCCTTTTGTAAGCGC GTCCACTCTGAGTCCACAGTCCCATTGCAGCCCCTCTCTGCCTACAGCACACAGAAGTTCATCCAAGGTCATGTTGCCGAGGACAGGTCACCGGTCATCAAGCTTCGCTCCGTATCCAACACGCGGCTGTAA